The Phoenix dactylifera cultivar Barhee BC4 chromosome 9, palm_55x_up_171113_PBpolish2nd_filt_p, whole genome shotgun sequence genome window below encodes:
- the LOC120111992 gene encoding uncharacterized protein LOC120111992, with the protein MEARRRMAACWKGNLVSVVMKYVRDISLKLGDYNVYRTSDYRAEVIETNERHEVILNEQRYSCRLWEVSGILCVHAATFICSMRGANLENYVSEYFTVAKYKAAYALEIGPLPDKAQWIKVDIGYKVLPPKLSLRPPGRPKKKRIRGTDENTSKKMHKCKRCDELGHHAKTCKNPVMEESQASISSSFALKKLGR; encoded by the coding sequence ATGGAAGCAAGAAGGAGAATGGCTGCCTGCTGGAAAGGAAATTTAGTTTCTGTGGTAATGAAGTATGTAAGAGACATCAGCCTTAAGCTAGGTGATTATAATGTTTATAGAACCAGTGATTACAGAGCAGAAGTAATTGAGACTAATGAGAGGCATGAAGTAATTCTAAATGAACAAAGGTATTCTTGTCGTCTGTGGGAGGTCTCAGGCATTCTTTGTGTGCATGCTGCAACTTTTATTTGTAGTATGAGAGGTGCAAATTTGGAAAATTATGTCTCAGAATACTTCACCGTTGCCAAGTATAAGGCTGCCTATGCATTAGAAATTGGACCATTACCTGACAAGGCCCAATGGATAAAAGTTGATATTGGATACAAGGTATTGCCTCCTAAGCTCAGTCTAAGACCTCCAGGaaggcctaaaaagaagagaattAGGGGTACAGATGAGAATACATCGAAGAAGATGCACAAATGTAAGCGTTGCGATGAGCTTGGGCATCATGCAAAGACTTGCAAAAATCCAGTAATGGAGGAATCTCAAGCTTCAATATCCTCTTCTTTTGCACTGAAGAAGCTTGGGAGATAA